Proteins encoded within one genomic window of Salmo trutta chromosome 11, fSalTru1.1, whole genome shotgun sequence:
- the LOC115202288 gene encoding snRNA-activating protein complex subunit 3, which translates to MTLQMLGSHSLVDLRDAICCISDLQVFGEFSNTPDMAPDFISKDHFKSAFFYFEGVFYNDMRHPECQDMSETTIDWAKTRDFPTFHKAKMEDTRFYDLKVKVGYPYLFCHQGDCEHVVIITDIRLTHKDDCLDRKLYPLLTHKHRVMTRKCAVCHVYIGRWLTTNDPFAPNDPCLFCERCFRMLHYDKKGNKLGQFLAYPYVDPGAFN; encoded by the exons ATGACCCTTCAGATGCTGGGCTCCCATAGTCTGGTGGACCTGAGGGACGCTATCTGCTGTATCAGCGACCTGCAGGTCTTTGGAGAGTTCAGCAACACGCCCGACATGGCACCGGACTTCATCAGCAAG GATCACTTCAAATCCGCCTTCTTCTACTTTGAAGGGGTCTTCTACAATGACATGCGTCACCCTGAGTGTCAGGACATGAGCGA GACCACCATTGATTGGGCAAAGACCAGAGACTTCCCCACGTTCCACAAGGCCAAGATGGAGGACACCAGGTTCTACGACCTGAAGGTGAAGGTGGGCTACCCCTACCTCTTCTGTCACCAGGGAGACTGCGAGCACGTTGTCATCATCACCGATATCAG ACTAACTCATAAGGATGACTGCCTGGATAGGAAGCTGTACCCTCTCCTTACCCACAAGCACAGGGTCATGACCAGGAAGTGTGCCGTGTGTCACGTCTACATCGGCAG atGGTTAACCACAAATGATCCATTTGCCCCAAATGACCCGTGTCTCTTCTGTGAGCGGTGCTTCCGCATGCTTCACTACGACAAGAAGGGAAACAAACTAGGACAGTTCCTGGCCTACCCTTATGTGGACCCTGGGGCCTTCAACTGA